One segment of Purpureocillium takamizusanense chromosome 7, complete sequence DNA contains the following:
- the CDC3 gene encoding Cell division control protein 3 (COG:D~COG:U~COG:Z~EggNog:ENOG503NUM5): MASNGSDAPQAAASASPVNVPSQAAPVPDNRNIVRRKLTGYVGFANLPNQWHRKSVRKGFNFNVMVVGESGLGKSTLVNTLFNTSLYPPKERKGPSLDIIPKTVTIQSISADIEEAGVRLRLTVVDTPGFGDFVNNDESWRPIVDNIEQRFDAYLDAENKVNRMNIVDNRIHACVFFIQPTGHSLKPLDIEVMRRLHTKVNLIPVIAKSDTLTDEEIANFKARILSDIKYHGIQIFEGPRYELDDEETIAENNEIMSKVPFAVVGATNEIKTADGRQVRGREYPWGIIEVDNEEHCDFVKLRQMLIRTHMEELKEHTNNLLYENYRTDKLIAMGVSQDPSVFKEVNPAVKQEEERALHEQKLAKMEAEMKMVFQQKVAEKESKLKQSEEELYARHREMKEQLDRQRMELEDKKQRIESGRPLEKEGKRKGFSLR, translated from the exons ATGG CTTCGAACGGATCTGACGCTCCtcaggcggcggcatctgccTCGCCTGTCAATG TCCCCTCTCAGGCCGCACCCGTCCCGGATAACCGGAACATCGTCCGCCGAAAGCTAACTGGTTACGTCGGCTTTGCCAACCTGCCCAACCAGTGGCACCGCAAGAGCGTCCGCAAAGGCTTCAACTTTAATGTCATGGTCGTCG GCGAATCTGGTCTCGGAAAGTCGACGCTCGTCAACACGCTCTTCAACACCTCTCTATACCCGCCCAAGGAGCGCAAGGGCCCTAGCCTTGACATCATTCCCAAGACGGTCACCATTCAGTCCATCAGCGCCGACATCGAGGAGGCTGGCGTGCGCCTTCGTTTGACCGTTGTCGACACCCCTGGCTTCGGCGATTTTGTCAACAACGACGAGTCCTGGCGTCCCATTGTCGACAACATTGAGCAGCGCTTCGATGCCTACCTCGATGCCGAGAACAAGGTCAACCGGATGAACATTGTTGACAACAGGATTCACGCCTGTGTCTTCTTCATCCAGCCCACGGGCCATTCTCTCAAGCCACTTGACATCGAGGTCATGCGACGACTGCACACCAAGGTCAACCTTATTCCTGTCATTGCTAAGTCTGATACTCTTACGGACGAGGAAATTGCGAACTTCAAGGCCAGA ATCCTGTCCGACATTAAGTATCACGGCATTCAGATCTTCGAAGGTCCTCGATATgagcttgacgacgaggagactATTGCGGAGAACAATGAGATCATGTCCAAGGTCCCCTtcgccgttgtcggcgcCACCAATGAGAtcaagacggccgacggaCGCCAAGTTCGTGGGCGTGAGTATCCATGGGGCATCATCGAGGTCGACAACGAGGAGCACTGCGACTTTGTCAAGCTGCGCCAGATGCTCATCCGCACTCACATGGAAGAACTCAAGGAGCATACCAACAATCTGCTCTACGAGAACTACCGTACCGACAAGCTGATCGCCATGGGTGTCTCGCAAGACCCCAGCGTCTTCAAGGAGGTCAATCCCGCGGtcaagcaggaggaggagcgcgctCTCCACGAGCAGAAGCTCGCCAAGATGGAGGCGGAGATGAAAATGGTCTTTCAGCAGAAGGTTGCCGAGAAGGAGAGCAAGCTCAAGCAATCCGAAGAGGAGCTTTACGCCCGACACCGGGAAATGAAGGAGCAGCTCGATCGCCAGCGCatggagctcgaggacaagaagcagcgcatcgagagcgggcggccgcTAGAGAAGGAAGGCAAGCGCAAGGGCTTCTCGTTGCGATAA